The Rissa tridactyla isolate bRisTri1 chromosome 24, bRisTri1.patW.cur.20221130, whole genome shotgun sequence genome has a window encoding:
- the LOC128901271 gene encoding sialidase-like — protein sequence MGAGGVVPPPCSFTPTQAPCHRQAPITQTESHRDTSAPTQACQLPTTPQHSMVGGQHGRSAHAAPSPSSHHRHGGKCTPEHNAVIGTCGHTRGRSSPVCCAGMAVGGGSAARLWEVSHRSGDQPGSHHTHGAHTCSSAHTYEDSTARISTRMPTRTLCTISWLAQSRAARGERSWPWGASSASPWTPLGPSTASTPSGSNPTWPPGSLGSVLHPPSPATSPPSPRAGAGMCVDGRWGGKAGGKPEGREGRGDNAGQVRATDSSPSNRQPRWPRRMVAWQRRLTWQHSLGQGSICSAGDVN from the coding sequence atgggggccgggggggtggtaCCCCCACCCTGCAGCTTCACACCCACGCAGGCACCGTGTCACCGACAGGCACCCATTACACAGACAGAGTCACACCGCGACACCAGCGCGCCCACGCAGGCATGCCAGCTCCCCACCACACCGCAGCACTCCATGGTAGGGGGCCAGCACGGGCGCTCTgcccacgcagcccccagcccctcctcgcACCACAGGCATGGGGGGAAATGCACGCCCGAGCACAATGCAGTCATTGGCACGTGTGGGCACACACGTGGCAGGAGCAGTCCCGTCTGCTGCGCTGGCATGGCTGTTGGTGGTGGCTCTGCAGCCAGGCTTTGGGAGGTCTCACACCGCAGCGGGGATCAGCCAGGCTCCCACCACACACATGGTGCACACACATGTTCATCTGCACACACATATGAGGATTCAACTGCGCGCATAAGCACACGCATGCCCACACGCACTCTCTGTACCATCTCCTGGCTTGCCCAGTCCCGTGCTGCCCGTGGGGAGCGCTCCTGGCCCTGGGGGGCCTCGTCTGCCTCTCCCTGGACCCCTCTGGGacccagcactgccagcaccccCAGTGGCTCGAATCCTACTTGGCCTCCTGGGAGCCTGGGCTCAGtcctgcatcccccatccccagccacctcccccccctcaccccgggcaggggctgggatgtGCGTAGAtggaagatggggaggaaaagctggggggAAGCCGGAGGGACGCGAGGGAAGGGGGGACAACGCAGGCCAAGTGAGAGCCACCGACTCCAGCCCAAGCAACAGGCAGCCGCGGTGGCCCCGCAGGATGGTGGCCTGGCAGCGGCGGCTCACGTGGCAGcacagcctggggcagggcagcatcTGCAGTGCCGGCGATGTTAATTAA
- the TAC3 gene encoding tachykinin-3 — MRSRPALAALIVLALPLALARRPPAAAAPPGPAPPAQGMPVPEPLPWRARGRPGTAFAAVLQLLREEGAGPPAPAAPHKRDMHDFFVGLMGKRAAEPGRPAGRGRIGPVPGCSPGPAPAGGTPLRAA; from the exons ATGAGGAGCCGCCCGGCGCTGGCGGCGCTGATCGTCCTGGCGCTGCCGCTCGCTctcgcccgccgcccccccgccgccgccgccccgccgggccccgcgccccccgcacAG GGGATGCCCGTCCCGGAGCCGCTGCCCTGGAGAGCCCGGGGCAGACCCGGGACTGCCTTCGCCGCcgtcctgcagctgctgcgggaggaGGGTGCCG gtccccccgctcccgcggctCCGCACAAGC GGGACATGCACGACTTCTTCGTGGGGCTCATGGGGAAgcgggcggcggagcccgggcggccggcggggcgggggcgcatCGGCCCGGTCCCCGGGTGCTCCCCGGGACCCGCCCCGGCCGGCGGCACCCCGCTGCGGGCGGCGTGA